The proteins below are encoded in one region of Rhizobacter sp.:
- a CDS encoding DUF3567 domain-containing protein produces MQMLYNSDSFAVLQFDVAHQDAPALEGGSSGALTRGGYEIVDKFARKEIFIEGAMAETFKLGVEALIEDREPSEEEIDDYISRYTSLMQHPVVMH; encoded by the coding sequence ATGCAGATGCTCTACAACTCCGACAGCTTCGCCGTGTTGCAGTTCGACGTGGCCCACCAGGACGCACCGGCGCTCGAGGGAGGCTCCAGCGGCGCGTTGACACGCGGCGGCTATGAGATCGTCGACAAGTTCGCGCGCAAGGAAATCTTCATCGAAGGCGCGATGGCCGAGACCTTCAAGCTCGGTGTGGAAGCCCTGATCGAAGACCGCGAGCCGTCGGAAGAAGAGATCGACGACTACATCTCGCGCTACACCTCGCTGATGCAGCACCCGGTGGTGATGCACTGA
- a CDS encoding TraB/GumN family protein translates to MRLWRWWLLLATALALHARAATPDCPPTPSPSPEAVARASEQARDRGFLWRIRKGGRTSWLYGTIHLGRLEWVFPGPQVTDALRASDVAAFELDFSDPALVQRLQDGLGAAARDPAAPVLPDDLAARLRRQLQAACAPLELQQALPPEMLAATLTVMAARRDGLDAGYAIDPALAQLARREGKEVVSLETPEQQIGLLRSESAAELRESVDKMLGDLERGRVRPLLRRVATAWEQGRAAELSNYRRWCECARTPQERQALKALLDDRNGPMAERIDALHTGGKTVFAAVGSLHMFGPAALPALLAARGYEVARVEFQR, encoded by the coding sequence ATGAGGCTTTGGCGCTGGTGGCTGCTGCTCGCCACGGCACTGGCCTTGCACGCCCGGGCCGCAACGCCCGACTGCCCGCCCACCCCGTCGCCCAGCCCCGAGGCCGTCGCCCGCGCCAGCGAGCAGGCGCGCGACCGCGGCTTTCTCTGGCGCATCCGCAAGGGCGGTCGCACCTCATGGCTCTACGGCACGATCCACCTCGGCCGCCTGGAGTGGGTCTTCCCCGGCCCCCAGGTGACTGACGCGCTGCGGGCGAGCGACGTGGCGGCCTTCGAGCTCGATTTCTCCGACCCCGCGCTCGTGCAGCGCCTGCAGGACGGCCTGGGCGCTGCGGCCCGCGACCCGGCCGCGCCCGTGCTGCCCGACGACCTGGCCGCGCGCCTGCGCCGGCAGCTGCAGGCCGCCTGCGCACCGCTCGAGTTGCAGCAGGCGCTGCCGCCCGAGATGCTGGCGGCCACGCTCACGGTCATGGCCGCCCGCCGCGACGGGCTCGACGCGGGCTATGCCATCGACCCGGCCCTGGCCCAGCTCGCGCGGCGCGAGGGCAAGGAAGTGGTATCGCTCGAAACCCCCGAGCAGCAGATCGGCCTGCTGCGCAGCGAGTCGGCGGCCGAGCTGCGCGAAAGCGTGGACAAGATGCTGGGCGACCTCGAACGCGGCCGCGTGCGCCCGCTGCTGCGGCGTGTGGCCACGGCGTGGGAGCAGGGCCGGGCGGCAGAACTCTCGAACTATCGCCGCTGGTGCGAGTGCGCCCGCACGCCCCAGGAACGCCAGGCACTCAAGGCTTTGCTCGACGACCGCAACGGCCCGATGGCCGAGCGCATCGATGCGCTCCACACAGGCGGCAAGACGGTGTTCGCGGCCGTCGGCAGCCTGCACATGTTCGGGCCCGCAGCCTTGCCCGCGCTGCTGGCGGCACGCGGCTACGAGGTGGCCCGCGTCGAGTTCCAGCGCTGA
- a CDS encoding fumarylacetoacetate hydrolase family protein, giving the protein MKLASYKDGSRDGQLVVVSRDLSMAHYANGIASRLQQVLDDWNFLSPQLEDLSVSLNHGRARHAFPFDPAMCMAPLPRAYQWADGSAFINHVELVRKARNAEMPESFYTDPLMYQGGSDDFLGPCDDIVVPSEKMGIDFEAEVAVITGDVPMGATPDQALEGIRLLMLANDVSLRNLIPAELAKGFGFFQSKPATAFSPVAVTLDEVGGAWKDGRLHLPLQSTWNGKRVGLCDAGPEMTFHFGQLIAHICKTRNVRAGSIVGSGTVSNKDWSHGYSCVAEKRAIETIEHGEPKTEFMKFGDTIRIEMKGIDGQTVFGAIDQTVRAPIDSAE; this is encoded by the coding sequence ATGAAACTTGCCAGCTACAAAGACGGTTCCCGCGACGGGCAGCTCGTCGTCGTCTCGCGCGACCTCTCGATGGCGCACTACGCCAACGGCATCGCCAGCCGCCTGCAGCAGGTGCTCGACGACTGGAACTTCCTCTCGCCGCAGCTCGAAGACCTCTCCGTCTCGCTCAACCACGGCCGCGCCCGCCACGCCTTCCCCTTCGACCCGGCGATGTGCATGGCGCCGCTGCCGCGCGCCTACCAGTGGGCCGATGGCTCGGCCTTCATCAACCACGTGGAGCTGGTGCGCAAGGCGCGCAACGCCGAGATGCCCGAGAGCTTCTACACCGACCCGCTGATGTACCAGGGTGGCAGCGACGACTTCCTCGGCCCCTGCGACGACATCGTGGTGCCGAGCGAGAAGATGGGCATCGACTTCGAAGCGGAAGTGGCGGTGATCACCGGCGACGTGCCGATGGGCGCCACGCCCGACCAGGCGCTCGAAGGCATCCGCCTGCTGATGCTGGCCAACGACGTGAGCCTGCGCAACTTGATCCCCGCAGAGTTGGCCAAGGGCTTCGGCTTCTTCCAGAGCAAGCCTGCCACCGCCTTCAGCCCGGTCGCGGTGACGCTCGACGAAGTGGGCGGTGCGTGGAAAGACGGCCGCCTGCACCTGCCGCTGCAAAGCACCTGGAACGGCAAGCGTGTGGGCCTGTGCGATGCCGGCCCCGAGATGACCTTCCATTTCGGCCAGCTGATCGCCCACATCTGCAAGACGCGCAACGTGCGCGCCGGCAGCATCGTGGGCAGCGGCACGGTGAGCAACAAGGACTGGTCGCATGGTTACTCCTGCGTGGCCGAGAAGCGCGCCATCGAGACCATCGAGCACGGCGAGCCCAAGACCGAGTTCATGAAGTTTGGCGACACGATTCGCATCGAGATGAAGGGCATCGACGGGCAGACCGTGTTCGGCGCGATCGACCAGACGGTGCGTGCACCCATCGACTCGGCCGAATGA
- a CDS encoding AAA family ATPase — MATVHPDARMVLSPGLKEAPVLDRMCSQFVLTLTVRHAGRFNVRRDWNGLLALTGKHLVWPATVLTRLRAFLNKRCKGNEHWNGHEALTDTAFMQRHGAWNGPYEEGTLFFYIDEYIKDAPKDLLSVLGATADWLDRSLKKESTLVEKNIDALAGLLQLNPAERALLLYGTLARYQRDLRGLLVEFKVSNAQEAYAAIAAVAGVNEQDVAEALRAGSRLERTGMVENLISEHNITDLADLMKVSEQLPPVLMRHYEGPSDLMAVFTRPATKSELSAADFDFVGDDQQVLTALLRNAVARKSPGVNVLLYGPPGTGKTELAKVAAQAAGLQLYEVEYADRDGNSLSGRDRYRSLQISQVFLKGSPQVALLFDEVEDVFPPISTDAAQLMARIDTGDGAVSGSVSGKAWVNQILETNPVPVIWVTNRIEQIDPAFRRRFQYHLELKSPPPGAREALVTKALDGVDVSKDFIARLAERRALTPAQVRTAVKFAKLAADDAHGPEVEALIERQLVNADKALGSHGQQRPARRVVTQYDLSLVHTESRFELPRIVEALRRKGHGTLCFHGAPGTGKTALAEYIAQALQRPLMVRQASDLVSKFVGETEANMARMFEEAQSENAVLLLDEADSFLRSRRMAERNYEVTEVNEMLQGMERFTGVFICTTNLFDELDEAALRRFSFKIRFLPLTPEQRERMFVIEALEGQADQLTAEQTTRLHKLDALAPGDFAAVKRQIDVLGVAFGPDEFLSQLEAEHRVKPEVRRRREIGFLH, encoded by the coding sequence ATGGCGACCGTTCACCCTGACGCACGGATGGTGTTGTCACCCGGCCTGAAAGAGGCGCCGGTGCTCGACCGCATGTGCTCCCAGTTCGTGCTCACGTTGACGGTGCGGCATGCCGGCCGCTTCAACGTGCGCCGAGACTGGAACGGCCTGCTCGCCCTCACCGGCAAGCACCTGGTGTGGCCGGCCACCGTGCTCACGCGGCTGCGCGCCTTCCTCAACAAGCGCTGCAAGGGCAACGAACACTGGAACGGCCACGAGGCGCTCACCGACACCGCCTTCATGCAGCGCCACGGCGCGTGGAACGGCCCCTACGAAGAAGGCACGCTCTTCTTCTACATCGACGAATACATCAAGGACGCCCCGAAAGACCTGCTCTCGGTGCTGGGCGCCACGGCCGACTGGCTCGACCGCAGCCTCAAGAAGGAGTCAACCCTCGTCGAGAAGAACATCGACGCGCTCGCCGGCCTCCTGCAGCTCAACCCCGCCGAGCGCGCGCTGCTGCTCTATGGAACATTGGCCCGCTACCAGCGCGACCTGCGCGGCCTGCTGGTCGAGTTCAAGGTCTCCAACGCGCAGGAGGCCTACGCTGCCATCGCCGCCGTGGCGGGCGTGAACGAGCAGGACGTGGCCGAGGCCCTGCGTGCCGGCTCGCGGCTCGAGCGCACCGGCATGGTCGAGAACCTCATCTCCGAACACAACATCACCGACCTCGCCGACCTGATGAAGGTGAGCGAGCAACTGCCGCCGGTGCTGATGCGCCACTACGAAGGCCCGTCGGACCTGATGGCCGTCTTCACCCGGCCCGCGACGAAGAGCGAGCTGAGCGCGGCCGATTTCGATTTCGTCGGCGACGACCAGCAGGTGCTGACCGCGCTCTTGCGCAACGCGGTGGCGCGCAAGTCGCCGGGGGTCAACGTACTGCTCTACGGCCCGCCCGGCACCGGCAAGACCGAGCTCGCCAAGGTGGCCGCGCAGGCCGCCGGGCTTCAGCTCTACGAGGTGGAATACGCCGACCGCGACGGTAACTCGCTGTCGGGCCGCGACCGATATCGCTCGCTGCAGATCAGCCAGGTGTTCCTGAAGGGCAGCCCGCAGGTGGCGCTGCTCTTCGACGAGGTGGAAGACGTCTTTCCGCCCATCTCGACCGACGCCGCGCAGCTGATGGCGCGCATCGACACCGGCGATGGCGCCGTCTCGGGCAGCGTGAGCGGCAAGGCCTGGGTCAACCAGATCCTCGAGACCAACCCGGTGCCGGTGATCTGGGTCACCAACCGCATCGAGCAGATCGACCCGGCGTTCCGCCGCCGCTTCCAGTACCACTTGGAACTCAAGAGCCCGCCGCCCGGTGCGCGCGAAGCGCTGGTCACGAAGGCGCTCGATGGGGTCGACGTGTCGAAGGACTTCATCGCCCGCCTGGCCGAGCGGCGCGCGCTCACGCCGGCCCAGGTGCGTACCGCCGTCAAGTTCGCCAAGCTCGCGGCCGACGACGCCCACGGGCCGGAGGTCGAGGCCCTGATCGAGCGCCAGCTCGTCAACGCCGACAAGGCGCTCGGCAGCCACGGCCAGCAACGGCCGGCGCGGCGCGTGGTCACGCAATACGACCTGAGCCTCGTGCACACCGAATCGCGCTTCGAGCTGCCGCGCATCGTCGAGGCGCTGCGCCGCAAGGGCCACGGCACGCTGTGCTTCCACGGCGCGCCCGGCACCGGCAAGACCGCGCTGGCCGAATACATCGCGCAGGCGCTGCAACGGCCCCTGATGGTGCGCCAGGCCTCCGACCTCGTGAGCAAGTTCGTCGGCGAGACCGAGGCCAACATGGCGCGCATGTTCGAAGAAGCGCAGAGCGAAAACGCGGTGCTGCTGCTCGACGAGGCCGACAGCTTCCTGCGCAGCCGGCGCATGGCCGAGCGCAACTACGAGGTCACCGAGGTCAACGAGATGCTGCAGGGCATGGAGCGCTTCACCGGCGTCTTCATCTGCACCACCAACCTCTTCGACGAACTCGACGAGGCCGCGCTGCGCCGCTTCAGCTTCAAGATCCGCTTCCTGCCGCTCACGCCCGAGCAGCGCGAGCGGATGTTCGTGATCGAGGCGCTGGAGGGCCAGGCCGACCAGTTGACCGCCGAGCAGACCACCCGCCTGCACAAGCTCGACGCGCTTGCGCCCGGCGATTTCGCGGCGGTCAAGCGCCAGATCGACGTGCTGGGCGTCGCTTTCGGCCCCGACGAGTTCCTCTCGCAGCTGGAGGCCGAGCACCGCGTGAAGCCCGAGGTGCGGCGGCGGCGCGAGATCGGCTTCCTGCACTGA
- a CDS encoding DUF3108 domain-containing protein has translation MAHSPSAPARRLAPTLLALAAGVALLHWLAWDRLAEGWGVDKASSARPAVQVRTLTPPAPAPAEVLPVVVAKPAPPARRAPAPEATPTPPPPQQEPEEAVVINTDPVLVAAALPADAALQMVPVARGEVGQDEVPVYRTQLPPPMTLGYELTYGRWTGRGELVWRPSGNSYEARLEGRVLGMSAITLVSKGNLDAAGLAPVRYTDQRRGRGEQAANFQRKAGKITFSGNPAEFPLLQGSQDRLSWMVQLAAIAQAEPKRVATGSRIVLHVVGARGDSDVWAFQVEGPQEVSTPDGAVKTVKLLREPRKPHDTRVEVWLAPSLHYLPVRAKQTTENSSWDLRLQTSQPPT, from the coding sequence ATGGCCCATTCCCCGTCTGCCCCTGCCCGGCGCCTCGCGCCCACCCTGCTGGCCCTGGCCGCGGGCGTGGCGCTGCTGCACTGGCTGGCCTGGGATCGGCTCGCTGAAGGTTGGGGCGTCGACAAGGCGTCCAGCGCGCGGCCCGCCGTGCAGGTGCGCACGCTGACACCTCCGGCGCCTGCGCCGGCCGAGGTGTTGCCGGTGGTGGTCGCCAAGCCTGCACCGCCGGCGCGCCGCGCACCGGCACCCGAGGCCACGCCAACACCGCCGCCCCCGCAGCAGGAGCCGGAGGAAGCGGTCGTCATCAACACCGACCCGGTGCTCGTGGCCGCCGCGCTGCCCGCCGACGCGGCGCTGCAGATGGTCCCGGTGGCCCGCGGCGAAGTGGGTCAGGATGAAGTGCCCGTCTACCGCACCCAGTTGCCCCCGCCGATGACGCTCGGCTACGAGCTCACCTATGGCCGCTGGACCGGCCGCGGCGAACTGGTGTGGCGGCCGAGCGGCAACAGCTACGAGGCGCGCCTCGAAGGCCGCGTGCTCGGCATGTCGGCCATCACGCTCGTGAGCAAGGGCAACCTCGACGCCGCAGGCCTTGCTCCCGTGCGCTACACCGACCAGCGCCGTGGCCGCGGCGAGCAGGCGGCCAACTTCCAGCGCAAGGCCGGCAAGATCACGTTCTCGGGCAACCCGGCCGAGTTCCCCTTGCTGCAGGGCAGCCAGGACCGCCTGAGCTGGATGGTGCAGCTGGCCGCCATCGCGCAGGCCGAGCCCAAACGCGTGGCCACCGGCTCGCGCATCGTGCTGCACGTGGTGGGCGCGCGGGGCGACTCCGACGTCTGGGCTTTCCAGGTCGAAGGCCCACAGGAAGTGAGCACACCCGACGGTGCCGTGAAGACGGTGAAGCTGCTGCGCGAGCCGCGCAAACCCCATGACACGCGTGTGGAGGTGTGGCTCGCCCCGAGCTTGCACTACCTGCCGGTGCGCGCGAAACAAACCACCGAGAACTCCAGCTGGGATTTGAGGCTCCAAACCTCACAACCGCCGACTTGA
- a CDS encoding retroviral-like aspartic protease family protein codes for MKEFPHTLKIATVWLLVGVVVFLGFRYFEHERQRSSFTVTKTGVIEIRRGPDGHYHWPGTINGLAVDFLIDTGATGTAMSQAMARALSLESQQRVRSHTAGGVVTGDLVRADVVLQGGVRVERLAITALAGLDDRPLLGMDVLGRLRWQQRDGVLAIHTEASP; via the coding sequence ATGAAGGAGTTTCCCCACACGCTGAAGATCGCCACGGTGTGGCTGTTGGTCGGCGTGGTGGTGTTCCTGGGTTTTCGCTACTTCGAACATGAGCGGCAGCGCTCGAGCTTCACGGTCACGAAGACCGGCGTGATCGAGATCCGCCGTGGGCCCGATGGCCACTACCACTGGCCCGGCACCATCAACGGCCTCGCGGTCGACTTCCTCATTGACACCGGCGCCACCGGCACTGCAATGTCGCAGGCGATGGCGCGCGCCCTCTCGCTCGAATCGCAGCAGCGGGTGCGCAGCCACACCGCTGGCGGCGTGGTGACGGGCGACCTGGTGCGCGCCGACGTGGTGCTGCAAGGCGGCGTGCGCGTGGAGCGCCTGGCGATCACCGCGCTGGCCGGCCTCGACGATCGTCCGCTCCTGGGCATGGACGTGCTGGGCCGCCTGCGCTGGCAGCAGCGCGATGGCGTGCTGGCCATCCACACCGAGGCGTCGCCATGA